A single region of the Gephyromycinifex aptenodytis genome encodes:
- the leuC gene encoding 3-isopropylmalate dehydratase large subunit gives MRRTMAEKVWDAHVVRSGEGEPDLLYIDLHLVHEVTSPQAFDGLRLAGRRLRRPDLTIATEDHNVPTLPGPIVDPVSLTQVETLRKNCAEFGVRLHSMGDRQQGIVHIIGPELGLTQPGMTVVCGDSHTSTHGAFGALAFGIGTSEVEQVMATQTLALKPFKTMSVRIEGDLAPGVTAKDITLAVIARIGTGGGQGHVIEYRGSAIEALSMEGRMTVCNMSIEAGARAGMIGPDETTFAYLKGRPHAPTGADWDAAVAEWSALRTDEGAVFDTEVVIDASDISPFVTWGTNPGQGLPLSGRVPVPEEITDEAERAAARQALEYMGLEPGMPLREVAVQTVFVGSCTNGRIEDLRAVAQVLQGRTLAEGVRMLIVPGSGQVAAQAEAEGLPEVFTKAGAQWRLPGCSMCLAMNPDKLAPGERAASTSNRNFEGRQGKGGRTHLVSPAVAAATAVRGRLSCPADLDPVTV, from the coding sequence ATGCGGCGGACGATGGCTGAGAAGGTGTGGGACGCACACGTCGTGCGCTCCGGCGAGGGCGAGCCCGACCTGCTTTACATCGACCTCCACCTCGTCCACGAGGTGACCAGCCCGCAGGCCTTCGACGGGCTGCGCCTGGCTGGTCGGCGGCTGCGCCGACCCGACCTGACCATCGCCACCGAGGACCACAACGTCCCGACGCTGCCCGGTCCGATCGTCGACCCGGTCAGCCTGACCCAGGTCGAGACGCTTCGGAAGAACTGTGCAGAGTTCGGCGTGCGTCTGCACTCGATGGGGGACCGCCAGCAGGGCATCGTGCACATCATCGGCCCGGAGCTGGGGCTGACCCAGCCCGGCATGACCGTCGTCTGCGGCGACAGCCACACCTCCACTCACGGCGCCTTCGGCGCGCTGGCCTTCGGTATCGGCACCAGCGAGGTCGAACAGGTGATGGCCACCCAGACCTTGGCGCTGAAGCCGTTCAAGACGATGTCGGTGCGCATCGAGGGCGATCTTGCGCCCGGGGTCACGGCCAAAGACATCACCCTTGCCGTCATCGCCCGCATCGGTACCGGTGGCGGGCAGGGCCACGTCATCGAATACCGGGGCAGTGCCATCGAAGCGCTGTCGATGGAGGGCCGCATGACGGTCTGCAACATGTCGATCGAGGCCGGTGCCCGGGCGGGCATGATCGGCCCGGACGAGACCACCTTCGCCTACCTCAAAGGCCGCCCGCACGCCCCGACCGGGGCGGACTGGGATGCGGCGGTTGCCGAGTGGAGCGCGCTGCGCACCGACGAAGGCGCCGTGTTCGACACCGAGGTGGTCATCGACGCCTCCGACATCAGTCCTTTCGTCACCTGGGGCACCAACCCTGGCCAAGGCCTGCCGCTGTCCGGGCGGGTGCCGGTGCCCGAAGAGATCACCGACGAAGCTGAGCGCGCAGCCGCCCGCCAGGCGCTGGAGTACATGGGCCTGGAACCTGGGATGCCGCTGCGTGAGGTCGCGGTGCAAACCGTGTTCGTCGGCTCGTGCACGAACGGGCGGATCGAGGACCTTCGCGCCGTGGCGCAGGTCCTGCAGGGCCGCACTCTGGCCGAGGGGGTCCGGATGCTCATCGTCCCCGGTTCCGGGCAAGTCGCAGCCCAGGCCGAGGCCGAAGGGCTGCCCGAGGTGTTCACCAAAGCCGGCGCGCAATGGCGGCTGCCGGGCTGTTCCATGTGTTTGGCGATGAACCCCGACAAACTGGCCCCAGGAGAGCGCGCCGCCTCCACGAGCAACCGCAACTTCGAAGGCCGCCAAGGCAAGGGTGGGCGGACCCACCTGGTCAGTCCCGCCGTGGCCGCCGCGACCGCAGTGCGCGGCAGGCTGTCCTGCCCCGCCGACCTCGACCCCGTCACGGTCTGA
- the leuD gene encoding 3-isopropylmalate dehydratase small subunit — MDQFTTHTGVGVPLRRSDVDTDQIIPAVYLKRVSRTGFEDGLFAGWRAQDDFVLNQEAYRNGSVLVAGPDFGTGSSREHAVWALMDYGFRAVIAPRFADIFRGNSGKAGLLTAVVPQSDIELLWKLLEQEPGAQMTVDLYERTITCCGAVMGFEVDDYQRYRLLEGLDDIDITLRHEDEILAFEAKRPSHKPVTTHR, encoded by the coding sequence ATGGACCAGTTCACGACCCACACCGGAGTCGGGGTGCCGCTGCGGCGCAGCGATGTCGACACCGATCAGATCATTCCCGCCGTCTACCTCAAGCGCGTCTCACGCACCGGGTTCGAAGACGGGCTGTTCGCCGGCTGGCGCGCGCAGGACGACTTCGTTCTCAATCAAGAGGCTTATCGAAATGGTTCGGTGCTTGTTGCCGGTCCGGATTTCGGCACCGGTTCTTCGCGTGAACATGCCGTCTGGGCATTGATGGATTACGGTTTTCGAGCCGTTATCGCCCCGCGGTTCGCCGACATTTTTCGCGGGAACAGCGGAAAGGCCGGGCTGCTTACTGCCGTGGTTCCGCAATCCGACATCGAACTGCTGTGGAAGCTGTTGGAGCAGGAGCCAGGGGCACAGATGACTGTTGACCTCTATGAGCGCACCATCACCTGTTGCGGGGCCGTGATGGGCTTCGAGGTCGATGACTACCAGCGGTACCGGCTGCTCGAAGGTCTCGACGACATCGACATCACCCTGCGTCACGAGGACGAGATCCTGGCCTTCGAGGCGAAACGACCCAGCCACAAGCCGGTGACGACCCACCGCTGA
- a CDS encoding HU family DNA-binding protein, which yields MNKADLVEALEGRLGGKKAASDAIEAIFDVIIREVAHGGKVGITGFGTFERVDRAARTGRNPRTGDSVKIESTAVPKFRPGTAFKLYVAEPATLPKSGPAAARAAAGTAAEVRAQAEAAIAAAKKKSSGRKSA from the coding sequence GTGAACAAGGCTGATCTGGTCGAAGCCCTTGAAGGCCGTCTGGGGGGTAAGAAAGCCGCCTCTGACGCAATTGAGGCGATTTTCGACGTCATTATTCGCGAGGTAGCTCATGGTGGGAAAGTCGGGATCACCGGCTTTGGAACCTTTGAACGCGTGGATCGTGCGGCACGCACCGGGCGTAACCCGCGCACGGGTGACTCGGTGAAAATCGAATCCACTGCAGTTCCGAAGTTCCGCCCCGGCACTGCGTTCAAGCTGTACGTGGCTGAGCCGGCCACCCTGCCCAAGTCCGGGCCGGCCGCTGCGCGCGCCGCAGCCGGGACCGCGGCAGAGGTTCGCGCTCAGGCGGAGGCGGCGATCGCTGCCGCAAAAAAGAAGTCCTCAGGCCGTAAGAGCGCCTGA
- a CDS encoding lysophospholipid acyltransferase family protein: MQASPPRAARPGAEQTWAYRSGIGTVQAIMSLLTAQDWQGLEHLPAPGTGAVICANHISYADPFAVAHMLHAAGHHPFFLAKNSLFTIPVIGAWIAASGQVPVYRGTSRAADAYRDAVATVQSGKTVVVMPESTFTEDPDLWPMRGKTGAARIAMATDRPIIPMAQWGPHELMAPDSYLLRPFPRKCMRMRVGGPVPLEDLRGHPIDRALLSEATARIMDAITAELEVLRGEPAPAERFDPLVGRRVPRRPSEEGGAA; the protein is encoded by the coding sequence GTGCAGGCATCGCCTCCCCGCGCTGCACGTCCCGGTGCAGAACAGACGTGGGCTTATCGCTCGGGGATCGGCACGGTGCAGGCGATCATGTCTTTGCTGACAGCCCAGGACTGGCAAGGGTTGGAGCACCTACCGGCACCCGGCACCGGAGCTGTCATCTGCGCCAACCACATCTCCTACGCCGACCCGTTCGCGGTGGCCCACATGCTCCACGCCGCCGGGCACCACCCGTTCTTTCTCGCCAAGAACTCGCTGTTCACAATCCCCGTCATCGGCGCCTGGATCGCGGCCAGCGGGCAGGTCCCGGTGTATCGGGGAACCTCTCGGGCCGCGGACGCGTACCGGGACGCGGTGGCGACCGTCCAGTCGGGCAAGACCGTCGTCGTCATGCCTGAGAGCACCTTCACCGAGGATCCCGACCTGTGGCCGATGCGAGGCAAGACCGGCGCGGCCCGGATCGCGATGGCCACCGATCGCCCGATCATCCCGATGGCGCAATGGGGCCCGCACGAACTGATGGCCCCGGATTCCTACCTACTGCGTCCTTTTCCCCGCAAGTGCATGCGCATGCGGGTGGGTGGGCCGGTCCCGCTGGAGGATCTGCGCGGGCACCCCATCGACCGCGCGCTCCTGAGCGAGGCCACTGCCCGCATCATGGATGCCATCACCGCCGAGCTGGAAGTCCTGCGCGGCGAACCTGCTCCCGCCGAACGCTTCGACCCGCTGGTAGGTCGGCGCGTGCCACGCCGCCCTAGCGAAGAAGGCGGGGCCGCATGA
- a CDS encoding NAD(P)H-dependent glycerol-3-phosphate dehydrogenase, giving the protein MSDRARAAVLGAGSWGTAFAMVLADAGLDVTMWARRELIANAIQQEHLNPGYLPDVPLPETIKATSRAGAALAEAELVIVALPAQRMRATLSELAPLIPPESTLVSLAKGIELGTGLRMSQVMAEVTGADPGRLAVLSGPNLSREIAARQPAAGVVASADASTAESVAEACATPWFRPYTLDDVVGVEIAGATKNVIAVAVGAAEGLGLGDNTKSTIITRGLAETVRLGVAMGASAATFSGLAGVGDLIATCMSPLSRNHRVGVGLGKGGHLQQVVAEVGQTAEGVTSCESILALAGAYGVDMPIVESVVAMVADGQRPELIADALMSRERKAEHS; this is encoded by the coding sequence ATGAGCGATCGAGCGCGCGCTGCAGTCTTGGGGGCAGGAAGTTGGGGAACCGCGTTCGCCATGGTCCTGGCCGATGCCGGGCTCGACGTGACGATGTGGGCCCGGCGTGAGCTGATCGCAAACGCGATCCAGCAGGAACACCTCAACCCGGGATACCTGCCCGACGTGCCGCTGCCGGAGACGATCAAAGCCACCAGCCGCGCCGGCGCGGCACTGGCCGAGGCAGAACTGGTCATCGTCGCGCTGCCGGCCCAACGGATGCGTGCCACCCTCAGCGAACTGGCGCCGCTGATCCCCCCGGAGTCGACACTGGTTTCCTTGGCAAAGGGCATCGAACTGGGCACGGGGTTGCGGATGAGTCAGGTCATGGCCGAGGTCACCGGCGCCGACCCGGGCCGGCTGGCGGTGCTGTCGGGGCCGAACCTGTCTCGGGAGATCGCGGCCCGCCAGCCGGCCGCCGGCGTGGTGGCCTCAGCCGATGCCAGCACTGCTGAGAGTGTCGCTGAAGCCTGCGCCACCCCGTGGTTCCGCCCGTACACCCTGGACGACGTGGTGGGTGTAGAGATCGCAGGCGCGACGAAGAACGTCATCGCGGTGGCCGTGGGCGCCGCCGAAGGGCTCGGCCTCGGCGACAACACCAAATCGACCATCATCACCCGCGGGCTGGCCGAGACGGTGCGCTTAGGTGTGGCGATGGGTGCTTCGGCGGCGACATTCTCCGGCCTGGCCGGGGTGGGCGACCTCATTGCCACCTGCATGTCTCCGCTGTCGCGTAACCACCGGGTCGGGGTCGGCCTGGGCAAGGGCGGGCACCTGCAGCAAGTCGTGGCGGAGGTGGGTCAGACGGCCGAAGGGGTCACCTCGTGCGAGTCGATCCTGGCACTGGCCGGGGCATACGGCGTGGACATGCCGATCGTGGAGTCGGTGGTGGCGATGGTGGCCGACGGGCAGCGCCCGGAACTCATCGCCGACGCGCTGATGTCACGCGAACGCAAGGCGGAGCACAGCTGA
- a CDS encoding D-alanine--D-alanine ligase family protein produces MTTDSSRKVRVALVFGGRSSEHPVSCATAAGVMAAIDKDRFEVIPIGIAKDGRWVLGEDDLSALSLEPGHLPEVPDGGNEVRIPLAMGERTLSVLEPGQPPRDLGGVDVVFPLLHGPFGEDGTIQGLMELADLPYVGSGVLASAAMMDKHFMKGVFTSHGLPVGPFVTITDRQWRRDPQAALASVEPLGYPVFVKPARAGSSVGITRVRQAEQLRAAIELAREHDPKVVVEAAIFGREIECGVLESRDGAVPRISEPGEIAVERGHDFYDFDAKYLASDGVRLSCPADLPEQDARKIKAMASEAFEAAGCEGLARVDFFYTPDRRIILNEINTMPGFTPHSMFPQVWQASGMSYPQLISELIDLALERKLGLR; encoded by the coding sequence ATGACTACCGACTCTTCCCGCAAAGTTCGTGTCGCCCTTGTTTTTGGCGGTCGATCCTCCGAACATCCCGTCTCCTGCGCGACGGCCGCCGGCGTCATGGCCGCGATCGACAAAGACCGCTTCGAGGTCATTCCCATCGGCATCGCCAAGGACGGTCGGTGGGTGCTGGGTGAGGACGACCTGAGCGCGCTGAGCCTGGAGCCCGGGCATCTGCCTGAGGTCCCGGATGGGGGTAACGAAGTACGTATCCCGCTGGCGATGGGGGAGCGGACGCTGTCCGTGCTCGAACCGGGGCAACCACCGCGGGATCTGGGCGGGGTCGATGTCGTCTTTCCGCTGTTGCACGGCCCGTTCGGTGAGGACGGCACGATCCAAGGGCTCATGGAACTCGCCGATCTGCCTTACGTGGGCTCGGGGGTGCTGGCCAGCGCCGCGATGATGGACAAGCACTTCATGAAAGGCGTTTTCACCAGCCACGGGCTGCCGGTGGGCCCCTTCGTCACTATCACCGACCGGCAGTGGCGCCGCGACCCGCAGGCTGCGCTGGCCAGCGTGGAGCCGTTGGGTTACCCGGTGTTCGTCAAACCGGCCCGCGCCGGATCGTCAGTGGGCATCACGCGGGTCCGACAGGCCGAGCAGTTGCGCGCGGCCATCGAACTGGCCCGCGAGCATGACCCGAAGGTGGTCGTCGAGGCGGCGATCTTCGGCCGCGAGATCGAGTGTGGCGTATTGGAGTCCAGGGACGGCGCGGTTCCCCGCATCAGCGAACCGGGCGAGATCGCTGTAGAGCGGGGCCACGATTTCTACGACTTCGACGCTAAGTACTTGGCCTCGGACGGGGTGCGGTTGTCCTGCCCGGCCGACCTGCCGGAGCAGGACGCCCGCAAGATCAAGGCCATGGCGTCGGAAGCTTTCGAGGCGGCCGGTTGCGAGGGCCTGGCTCGGGTGGACTTCTTCTACACCCCTGACCGGCGCATCATCCTCAACGAGATCAACACAATGCCGGGCTTCACCCCGCACTCGATGTTCCCCCAGGTGTGGCAGGCCAGCGGGATGTCTTATCCGCAGCTCATCAGCGAACTCATCGATCTTGCGCTGGAGCGCAAACTCGGATTGCGCTGA
- a CDS encoding DUF3515 domain-containing protein, which yields MRGILACGALVCLSACAGVQVSPAPQADSAACADLSAHWPAQVGKHEAVATRPDGPGVAAWGKPPIVARCGVRPPAPTTLECLSIDDVDWIVEPLSDGTVFTTFGRDPALEVIVPSAYAPAPLQLPAFTAAAATLPRTTLRCS from the coding sequence ATGCGAGGGATCCTCGCGTGCGGCGCTCTGGTGTGCCTTTCCGCCTGCGCCGGGGTGCAGGTCTCGCCAGCCCCGCAGGCCGACTCGGCGGCGTGCGCAGACCTTTCTGCGCACTGGCCCGCTCAGGTGGGCAAGCACGAAGCGGTCGCAACCCGCCCGGACGGACCCGGGGTGGCGGCCTGGGGAAAACCACCCATCGTCGCCCGCTGCGGCGTGCGGCCACCGGCCCCGACGACGTTGGAGTGCCTCTCGATCGACGACGTCGACTGGATCGTCGAGCCGCTCAGCGACGGCACCGTCTTCACCACCTTCGGCCGTGACCCGGCGCTGGAGGTCATCGTGCCCTCGGCCTACGCGCCCGCACCGTTGCAGCTTCCTGCCTTCACCGCCGCCGCCGCCACCCTGCCCCGCACCACGCTGCGCTGCAGTTGA
- a CDS encoding Lrp/AsnC family transcriptional regulator, with the protein MVQAYILIQTEVGKSSSVAEAIRSIAGVVSTDEVTGPYDIICKLESSSVEELGKLVIAKVQEVESITRTLTCTVVHA; encoded by the coding sequence ATGGTCCAGGCATACATCCTCATCCAGACCGAGGTCGGAAAATCCAGTTCGGTCGCTGAGGCGATCCGTTCCATTGCCGGAGTGGTGTCCACCGACGAGGTCACCGGCCCCTACGACATCATCTGCAAGCTCGAGTCCAGCAGCGTCGAAGAGTTGGGCAAGCTCGTCATCGCCAAGGTGCAGGAGGTCGAGAGCATCACCCGCACGTTGACCTGCACCGTCGTGCACGCCTGA
- the thiL gene encoding thiamine-phosphate kinase, translating to MQPSQISPEPATARRVGDLDEAALLERIFPVFAARDSQVLLGPGDDTAYLACQGGVLATTDAMVRGADWLDEWSTGQQIGRKAVAQNVADIASMGGITTGLLVTLAMHADTTVEWVLDLAAGIAAGASLAGTSVVGGDLSSAAPGVVMVSITALGSTQGREPVLRSGARPGDVLAVAGTLGRSDAGWALLRQGRATVAPDLVAAHRVPTPPIEQGPIAARSGATSMIDLSDGLVRDAGRVAKASGVAIELRGDLLRPHVDSLQPAVGQEQAWASVLTGGEEHSLLASFPPGCLPRHWAEVGSVRAGSGVFLDGQPQHGGGWDHFAG from the coding sequence GTGCAGCCCAGCCAGATCAGCCCTGAGCCAGCCACCGCTCGACGCGTCGGCGACCTTGACGAGGCCGCGCTCTTGGAGCGGATCTTCCCGGTGTTCGCCGCCCGCGACTCCCAGGTTCTCCTCGGCCCGGGTGACGACACCGCCTACCTGGCCTGTCAGGGTGGCGTCCTGGCGACCACCGACGCGATGGTGCGCGGCGCGGACTGGCTCGACGAATGGTCCACCGGGCAGCAGATAGGCCGCAAGGCCGTGGCGCAGAACGTTGCCGATATCGCCTCGATGGGGGGCATCACCACCGGGCTCCTCGTCACGCTGGCCATGCACGCCGACACCACCGTGGAGTGGGTGCTCGACCTGGCCGCTGGGATCGCTGCGGGGGCCAGCTTGGCCGGTACCTCGGTCGTGGGCGGGGATCTGTCCTCGGCAGCGCCCGGCGTGGTCATGGTCAGCATCACGGCCCTGGGCAGCACACAGGGCCGAGAACCCGTGCTGCGAAGCGGGGCCCGGCCAGGGGATGTGCTGGCCGTGGCCGGCACCCTGGGGCGCTCAGACGCGGGCTGGGCACTTCTGCGTCAGGGACGGGCAACGGTGGCGCCCGACCTTGTCGCCGCTCACCGGGTGCCGACGCCTCCGATCGAGCAGGGCCCGATCGCCGCTCGCAGCGGCGCCACCTCGATGATCGACCTGAGCGACGGACTGGTGCGCGACGCCGGGAGGGTCGCCAAAGCCAGCGGGGTAGCCATCGAATTGCGCGGTGATCTTCTGCGTCCGCACGTCGACTCGCTGCAGCCCGCAGTGGGCCAGGAGCAGGCCTGGGCAAGCGTGTTGACCGGGGGCGAAGAGCATTCGCTACTCGCCTCGTTCCCGCCTGGTTGCCTGCCCCGGCACTGGGCAGAAGTCGGCAGTGTGCGCGCGGGCAGCGGAGTCTTCCTCGATGGCCAACCGCAACACGGTGGCGGTTGGGACCACTTTGCCGGCTGA
- the rpmB gene encoding 50S ribosomal protein L28, giving the protein MAATCDVCGKGPTFGHNISHSHRRTNRRWTPNIQRVRAFVGAKGKTPKRLNVCTSCIKAGKVLR; this is encoded by the coding sequence GTGGCTGCCACCTGCGACGTTTGCGGCAAGGGACCGACCTTCGGTCACAACATCTCGCACTCGCACCGGCGCACCAACCGTCGTTGGACGCCGAACATTCAGCGGGTCCGGGCGTTCGTCGGCGCCAAGGGCAAGACCCCGAAGCGACTGAACGTCTGCACCTCGTGCATCAAGGCCGGCAAGGTCCTTCGCTGA
- a CDS encoding DAK2 domain-containing protein: MNRPALDTLDATAVRRWAFRARDALAQHRHQIDALNVYPVPDGDTGTNLYLTLHAGLEELVGSFVASAAGPLSMSQAASALARSTLFSARGNSGVILSQLVRGLSDVLVEETDQQSAESAAAALAPTSDEPGIDGPALARVLQKASDYAWEAVSDPVEGTILSVARAAAEAATRASRSTPHLEAVIRAGVEAARKALAATPEQLVDLRQAGVVDAGGAGLLLILEALLQVVTGQEGALELLAGVPEPLPGSPGRRPGAYTRQQDTPDFEVMYLIDGCHASQAATLRTQLESLGDSVLVVGDERVRSVHVHTDDAGAAVEAGLGAGRVYGIRVSSLQVNSHHHEESTECGLNETGEQPATSGIGVVATTQGHGLAELFAGAGALVVSDAPGRRVTPRMLLDAMIACATRTVVVLPCDSDVLLAAHVAADLGREHGLDPVVLATRHSLQGLAALAVFEPGLPDVIEHMKEAAAAVRCGMVVTASSDSATEAGPCRRGDVLGFEGQDVVLVHSDAVEAGVAIVDRLIQDQAEMVTLLAGESAPDLAEQVAARLAQEMPQLEVSALYGGQPVYDLLVGVE, translated from the coding sequence GTGAATCGACCGGCATTGGACACCCTCGACGCCACCGCCGTGCGGCGCTGGGCCTTCCGTGCCCGCGACGCACTCGCTCAGCACCGCCACCAGATCGATGCCCTGAACGTCTACCCCGTCCCCGACGGGGACACCGGCACGAACCTGTATCTGACGTTGCACGCCGGTCTGGAGGAACTCGTCGGGTCATTCGTGGCCAGCGCCGCGGGGCCGCTGTCGATGAGCCAGGCCGCCTCAGCCCTGGCCCGTTCCACGTTGTTCAGCGCGCGCGGCAACTCCGGGGTCATTCTCAGCCAGCTAGTGCGCGGTCTGTCCGACGTCCTGGTCGAGGAGACCGATCAACAGAGCGCCGAAAGCGCCGCCGCTGCACTAGCTCCGACCAGCGACGAGCCGGGGATCGACGGGCCCGCGCTGGCCCGGGTGCTGCAGAAGGCCAGTGACTATGCCTGGGAAGCCGTCAGCGACCCCGTCGAGGGGACGATCCTGTCCGTGGCGCGGGCAGCCGCCGAGGCTGCCACCCGCGCCAGCCGCAGCACTCCGCACCTGGAGGCGGTGATCCGGGCCGGCGTCGAAGCCGCCCGGAAAGCGCTGGCTGCCACCCCGGAGCAACTCGTGGATCTGCGCCAAGCCGGGGTGGTCGATGCCGGTGGGGCCGGGCTGCTGCTCATCCTGGAGGCGCTGTTGCAGGTCGTCACCGGACAAGAGGGGGCGCTGGAACTGCTGGCCGGAGTCCCGGAGCCGCTCCCAGGGTCACCAGGGCGACGCCCCGGTGCCTATACCCGACAACAGGACACCCCCGACTTCGAGGTCATGTACCTCATCGACGGTTGCCACGCCAGCCAAGCCGCGACCTTGCGAACCCAACTCGAAAGCCTCGGCGACAGCGTGCTGGTGGTCGGGGACGAGCGGGTGCGTTCGGTTCACGTGCACACCGACGACGCGGGCGCCGCCGTTGAGGCCGGGCTGGGCGCGGGCCGGGTCTACGGGATCCGGGTGAGCAGCCTGCAGGTGAACAGTCACCATCACGAGGAGTCAACCGAGTGTGGACTGAACGAGACCGGTGAGCAGCCCGCGACCAGCGGGATCGGAGTGGTGGCCACTACCCAGGGGCACGGGCTTGCCGAGCTGTTCGCCGGCGCCGGCGCCCTGGTGGTCTCTGACGCGCCAGGGCGGCGGGTAACGCCACGCATGCTGCTGGATGCGATGATCGCCTGCGCCACCCGCACGGTCGTTGTGTTGCCGTGCGACTCCGATGTCCTGCTCGCCGCGCACGTCGCCGCCGACCTGGGGCGCGAGCACGGGCTGGATCCGGTGGTGCTTGCCACCCGGCATTCCCTGCAAGGCCTGGCCGCGCTCGCGGTCTTCGAACCGGGCCTGCCCGACGTGATCGAGCACATGAAGGAGGCAGCGGCAGCGGTGCGGTGCGGCATGGTCGTCACCGCCTCCTCCGATTCAGCTACCGAGGCCGGTCCCTGCCGACGCGGCGATGTGCTCGGTTTCGAGGGCCAGGACGTGGTGCTGGTGCATTCGGACGCTGTCGAAGCAGGGGTGGCCATCGTGGACCGGTTGATCCAGGATCAGGCCGAGATGGTGACGTTGCTGGCTGGTGAGAGCGCCCCTGACCTGGCCGAACAGGTCGCCGCTCGGCTGGCGCAGGAGATGCCGCAGCTTGAGGTGAGCGCTTTGTACGGTGGCCAACCCGTCTACGACCTGCTCGTGGGGGTGGAATGA